A segment of the Flavobacterium azooxidireducens genome:
ATTATTTTTAATAAATTAGCCACTTCAATTTTTACACAACAAACAAATGAAAAATACAGCGTTAACGCACATTCACGAAAGTTTAGGAGCTAAATTAGTACCGTTTGCCGGATATAATATGCCGGTTCAATATGAAGGAGTAACTGTGGAACACGAGACAGTTCGCAACGGTGTTGGTGTTTTTGACGTATCTCATATGGGTGAATTTTTATTATCAGGTCCGAATGCGTTGGCTTTGATTCAAAAAGTAACTTCTAATGATGCATCTACTTTAACTATTGGTAGAGCTCAATACTCGTGTTTGCCTAATAATCAAGGTGGTATAGTTGATGATTTAATTGTTTATAAAATAAAAGAAGAGCAATATTTATTGGTTGTCAATGCATCCAATATTGATAAAGATTGGGACTGGATTTCTTCACACAATGATTTAGGTGTGGAAATGAAAAACATTTCAGAAGATTATTCTTTATTGGCAATTCAAGGTCCAAAAGCGGTTGAAGCAATGCAATCATTGACATCAATCAATTTAGCTGAAATTAAATATTACCATTTTGAAGTAGCTGATTTTGCCGGAATTGAAAATGTAATCATTTCTGCAACAGGCTACACCGGTTCAGGTGGATTTGAAATTTATTGCAAAAATTCAGAAGTAGAACAAATTTGGAAGAAAGTTTTTGAAGCCGGAGCATCTTTCGGAATCAAACCAATCGGATTGGCTGCCAGAGATACATTACGTTTAGAAATGGGCTTTTGTTTGTATGGAAACGACATCAACGACACGACTTCGCCATTAGAAGCCGGTTTGGGTTGGATTACCAAATTCACAAAAGAATTTACCAATTCTGAAAACTTGAAAAAGCAAAAAGAAGAAGGCGTAACCAAAAAATTAGTCGGTTTTGAATTGTTAGAAAGAGGAATTCCACGTCACGACTACGAAATTTTGGATGTTGAAGGAAATAACATCGGAATCGTAACTTCCGGAACGATGGCTCCTACTGTTGGAAAAGGAATCGGGATGGGTTATGTGAAAACTGAATTTTCAACTCCTGATTCTGAAATCTACATTCAAATCAGAAATAATAAAGTAAAAGCGAAGGTTGTAAAAATGCCGTTTTACAAGAAATAAAACATTTTGAAATAACGGTTTAAGTATTATTTTTGCACAACAAACAGAATATTGAAATAAATAGAAATGGGAAGAGCATTCGAATTTAGAAAAGCACGAAAAATGAAACGTTGGTCAGCAATGGCCAAAACGTTCACCAGAATAGGAAAAGATATTGTAATGGCTGTGAAAGAAGGTGGGCCGAATGCGGAAACAAACTCTCGTTTGCGAGCCGTTATTCAGAATGCCAAGGCTGCCAATATGCCGAAAGACAATGTTGAACGAGCAATTAAAAAAGCATCAGACAAAGACACAGCCAATTTTAAAGAAGTTTTGTTTGAAGGGTATGCTCCACACGGAATCGCTATTTTAATTGAAACAGCCACAGACAATAATAATAGAACTGTGGCGAACATTAGAAGTTACTTCAACAAATGCAATGGAACTATGGGAACGCAAGGTTCAGTTGAATTTATGTTTGACCATACGTGTAATTTCAGAATTCCTGCTGAAGGTCAAAATGTAGAAGATTTAGAATTAGAAATGATTGATTTTGGTGTAGAAGAAATTTTTGCTGATGAAGACGGAATTCTAATGTATGCTCCTTTTGAAAGTTTTGGTGCCATTCAAAAAGAATTGGAAAACAGAAACATCGAAATTTTATCGTCCGGATTTGAAAGAATTCCGCAAATTACCAAAGAAGTCACTGCAGAACAAATGGCTGATGTTGAAAAATTA
Coding sequences within it:
- a CDS encoding YebC/PmpR family DNA-binding transcriptional regulator, with the protein product MGRAFEFRKARKMKRWSAMAKTFTRIGKDIVMAVKEGGPNAETNSRLRAVIQNAKAANMPKDNVERAIKKASDKDTANFKEVLFEGYAPHGIAILIETATDNNNRTVANIRSYFNKCNGTMGTQGSVEFMFDHTCNFRIPAEGQNVEDLELEMIDFGVEEIFADEDGILMYAPFESFGAIQKELENRNIEILSSGFERIPQITKEVTAEQMADVEKLLEKIEEDDDVMNVYHTMQE
- the gcvT gene encoding glycine cleavage system aminomethyltransferase GcvT — protein: MKNTALTHIHESLGAKLVPFAGYNMPVQYEGVTVEHETVRNGVGVFDVSHMGEFLLSGPNALALIQKVTSNDASTLTIGRAQYSCLPNNQGGIVDDLIVYKIKEEQYLLVVNASNIDKDWDWISSHNDLGVEMKNISEDYSLLAIQGPKAVEAMQSLTSINLAEIKYYHFEVADFAGIENVIISATGYTGSGGFEIYCKNSEVEQIWKKVFEAGASFGIKPIGLAARDTLRLEMGFCLYGNDINDTTSPLEAGLGWITKFTKEFTNSENLKKQKEEGVTKKLVGFELLERGIPRHDYEILDVEGNNIGIVTSGTMAPTVGKGIGMGYVKTEFSTPDSEIYIQIRNNKVKAKVVKMPFYKK